Proteins from a single region of Paraglaciecola sp. T6c:
- the acnB gene encoding bifunctional aconitate hydratase 2/2-methylisocitrate dehydratase yields the protein MLEAYRKHVEERSAEGIPPKPLNAEQVAGLVELLKAPPAGEGDFLLELLSERVPPGVDEAAYVKAGFLNAIVIGEASSPLISKDAAIQLLGNMHGGYNIVTLVDALDNNDLAELAAEELKHTLLMFDAFHDVEEKARAGNAFAKDVLQSWADAEWFTSRPEMPEKITYSVFKVTGETNTDDLSPAPDAWSRPDIPLHARAAYKMTRDGLTPEVHGEIGPLKQIDEIKAKGHPVAFVGDVVGTGSSRKSATNSVLWFFGEDLPGVPNKRGGGVCIGGKVAPIFYNTMEDAGALVFEADVDNMNMGDVIDIFPLEGRITNAETGAELAKYEYKSDVLLDEVRAGGRINLIIGRGLTEKARESLGLGASDLFRKPDQPADTGKGYTLAQKMVGKACGVEGIRPGTYCEPKMTTVGSQDTTGPMTRDELKDLACLGFSADLTMQSFCHTAAYPKPVDIDTQHTLPDFIMNRGGVSLRPGDGIIHSWLNRMLLPDTVGTGGDSHTRFPMGISFPAGSGLVAFAAATGVMPLDMPESVLVRFKGKMKPGITLRDLVHAIPLYGIKQGLLTVAKKGKVNAFSGRILEIEGLNDLTVEQAFELSDASAERSAAGCTIKLSEASIAEYLTSNITMLRWMINEGYGDPRTLERRARKMEEWLANPELMQADKDAEYVETIEIDLDDINEPILCCPNDPDDAKTLSDVAGEKIDEVFIGSCMTNIGHFRAAGKLLEQYNKTLPTRLWISPPTKMDKAVLMEEGYYNIYGRVGVRTEMPGCSLCMGNQARVLANSTVLSTSTRNFPNRLGDGADVYLCSAELAAVGAIVGRIPTTAEYMEYANKIESMSGDVFRYLNFDRIDEFKQAEAAAKEKIIPALNIA from the coding sequence GTGTTAGAAGCATATCGTAAACATGTTGAAGAACGTTCTGCCGAAGGTATCCCACCTAAACCATTAAATGCCGAGCAAGTTGCTGGTTTGGTTGAGTTATTAAAAGCGCCGCCTGCAGGCGAGGGTGACTTTTTACTTGAGTTGTTATCAGAGCGTGTTCCACCGGGCGTAGATGAAGCGGCTTATGTTAAAGCTGGTTTCTTAAATGCTATCGTTATCGGTGAAGCATCATCTCCTTTGATCAGCAAAGACGCTGCTATCCAATTGTTGGGTAACATGCACGGTGGTTACAACATCGTGACGCTAGTTGATGCACTTGATAACAATGATTTGGCTGAGCTTGCTGCTGAAGAATTGAAGCACACTTTGCTGATGTTTGATGCTTTCCATGACGTGGAAGAAAAAGCCCGCGCAGGAAACGCATTCGCCAAAGACGTATTACAATCTTGGGCTGACGCCGAGTGGTTCACTTCACGCCCTGAAATGCCTGAGAAAATCACTTACTCAGTATTCAAAGTGACCGGTGAAACAAACACCGATGATTTATCACCTGCACCTGATGCATGGTCACGTCCTGATATTCCATTGCACGCACGTGCAGCGTATAAGATGACCCGTGACGGCTTAACGCCTGAAGTACATGGAGAAATTGGACCACTTAAGCAAATCGACGAAATTAAAGCAAAAGGTCACCCTGTTGCGTTCGTGGGTGACGTTGTAGGTACCGGTTCATCACGTAAGTCAGCGACTAATTCAGTCCTTTGGTTCTTCGGTGAAGACTTACCTGGCGTACCAAACAAACGTGGCGGCGGTGTATGTATCGGCGGCAAAGTTGCGCCAATTTTCTACAACACCATGGAAGATGCTGGTGCGTTAGTATTTGAAGCTGACGTAGACAATATGAACATGGGCGACGTGATTGACATCTTCCCACTTGAAGGTCGTATTACTAACGCTGAAACAGGCGCTGAACTGGCTAAATATGAGTATAAGTCTGACGTATTGCTAGACGAAGTACGCGCTGGTGGCCGTATTAACTTAATCATTGGTCGTGGTTTGACCGAAAAAGCGCGCGAGTCTTTAGGCCTTGGTGCTTCTGACTTGTTCCGTAAGCCAGACCAACCCGCTGATACTGGCAAAGGGTATACCTTAGCTCAGAAGATGGTGGGTAAAGCATGTGGTGTTGAGGGTATTCGCCCAGGCACTTACTGCGAGCCTAAAATGACTACTGTGGGTTCACAAGATACCACTGGACCAATGACCCGTGATGAGCTTAAAGATCTAGCCTGTTTAGGTTTCTCTGCAGATTTAACCATGCAGTCGTTCTGTCACACAGCGGCGTACCCTAAACCAGTTGATATTGATACTCAGCATACATTGCCTGATTTCATTATGAACCGTGGCGGTGTCTCACTTCGCCCAGGTGACGGTATTATCCACTCTTGGTTAAACCGCATGTTATTGCCTGATACCGTGGGTACTGGTGGTGATTCTCATACGCGTTTCCCAATGGGTATTTCATTCCCTGCAGGCTCTGGTTTGGTTGCATTCGCAGCTGCAACAGGCGTAATGCCGCTTGATATGCCTGAGTCGGTATTGGTGCGCTTTAAAGGTAAAATGAAGCCAGGTATCACGTTGCGTGATTTGGTGCATGCCATTCCATTGTACGGTATCAAGCAAGGTCTTTTGACTGTAGCTAAGAAAGGTAAAGTCAATGCTTTCTCTGGTCGTATTCTTGAAATAGAAGGTTTGAACGATTTGACCGTTGAGCAAGCGTTTGAATTGTCAGATGCCTCTGCAGAGCGTTCAGCAGCAGGTTGTACTATTAAGTTGTCTGAAGCGTCTATCGCAGAGTACCTAACGTCTAACATCACTATGTTACGTTGGATGATCAACGAAGGTTACGGCGACCCTCGTACGCTTGAGCGTCGTGCTCGTAAAATGGAAGAGTGGTTGGCTAACCCAGAGCTAATGCAAGCGGATAAAGACGCTGAGTACGTTGAAACCATTGAGATTGACCTTGATGATATCAACGAACCTATTCTTTGTTGCCCGAACGATCCAGATGATGCGAAAACTTTGTCTGACGTTGCTGGCGAGAAAATTGATGAAGTGTTCATCGGTTCTTGTATGACGAATATTGGTCACTTCCGTGCTGCAGGTAAACTACTTGAGCAATACAACAAGACCTTGCCAACGCGTTTGTGGATCTCTCCACCGACTAAGATGGACAAAGCCGTATTGATGGAAGAAGGCTACTACAACATCTACGGTCGTGTGGGTGTGCGTACTGAAATGCCTGGTTGTTCATTGTGTATGGGTAACCAAGCACGCGTATTAGCTAACTCAACAGTATTGTCTACTTCTACTCGTAACTTCCCTAACCGTTTAGGTGATGGTGCTGATGTTTACTTGTGTTCTGCTGAACTTGCGGCTGTTGGTGCGATTGTTGGTCGTATCCCTACTACAGCTGAGTACATGGAGTATGCGAACAAGATCGAGTCTATGTCTGGTGATGTTTTCCGTTACTTGAACTTCGACCGTATCGATGAGTTCAAGCAAGCAGAAGCTGCTGCGAAAGAGAAGATTATTCCTGCTCTTAACATTGCTTAA
- a CDS encoding SMP-30/gluconolactonase/LRE family protein codes for MKLVKFALLAIFALSAYLLLWPVAIDPVAWQAPTATGYVGPWASNNALADLDLLSLGDHHGPEDFALRDDGVIATATHSGDIMLLAPNTNEFKTWVNTGGRPLGIEYDLQGNLLVADAMKGLISITPNGDISLVTNQVDDTDIVYADDVDIAQNGMVYFSDATNKFSASQFGGTLPASLLEIMEHKGNGRLLQYNPATAETRVLLEGLTFANGVAVSHDQRSVLINETGSYRVLRYWLKGPKAGKVETLIDNLPGFPDNIARSPSGGYWLGFASPRAKSIDDLSESPFLRKMIQRLPSFLQPAGKDYGHVIKIAENGEVLMNLQDPSGAYPFTTGVLETADALYISSLTADAVGRRSI; via the coding sequence ATGAAATTGGTTAAATTTGCCCTACTCGCTATTTTTGCCCTTAGCGCGTATTTACTGCTATGGCCTGTCGCTATTGATCCAGTCGCTTGGCAAGCGCCCACAGCCACAGGGTATGTTGGCCCATGGGCATCAAACAATGCATTAGCCGACTTAGATCTATTGTCGTTAGGTGACCATCATGGGCCTGAAGATTTTGCCCTTCGAGATGATGGTGTTATCGCCACAGCTACCCATTCGGGAGATATCATGCTGCTGGCACCCAACACCAACGAATTTAAAACTTGGGTCAATACAGGCGGTCGCCCACTAGGAATCGAGTATGACCTACAAGGGAATCTATTGGTTGCCGACGCGATGAAAGGATTAATATCCATAACCCCCAATGGTGATATCAGCCTTGTCACAAATCAGGTAGACGATACCGATATTGTATACGCGGACGATGTAGACATCGCACAAAATGGTATGGTCTATTTCAGCGATGCCACAAACAAGTTTTCTGCCTCGCAATTCGGCGGCACATTACCCGCAAGTCTGCTGGAAATAATGGAACACAAAGGCAATGGACGCCTCTTGCAATACAATCCAGCCACTGCCGAAACTAGGGTATTACTGGAAGGCTTAACCTTTGCCAATGGTGTCGCGGTGAGTCACGATCAACGCTCGGTGCTAATCAATGAAACCGGCAGTTACCGTGTATTACGCTATTGGCTGAAAGGCCCAAAGGCCGGCAAAGTTGAGACCCTTATTGATAACCTACCGGGATTCCCTGATAACATCGCCCGCTCTCCTAGCGGTGGATATTGGCTCGGGTTTGCCTCCCCTCGCGCCAAAAGCATAGATGACTTATCTGAATCACCCTTTCTAAGAAAAATGATTCAACGTCTGCCCAGCTTTTTGCAACCAGCAGGCAAAGATTATGGCCATGTCATTAAAATTGCCGAAAATGGTGAGGTACTGATGAACTTACAAGACCCTAGTGGTGCGTATCCCTTTACTACTGGCGTGCTAGAAACGGCTGACGCTTTATATATCAGTAGCCTTACGGCTGATGCAGTCGGTAGAAGGTCGATTTAA
- a CDS encoding type 1 glutamine amidotransferase domain-containing protein, whose translation MTTSLAHKRVAILATDGFEQSELFHPLNALKEASVKVDIISLEKGSIKGWDEDNWGESIKVDLTLQEAKSENYDALVLPGGLFNPDTLRTSNAAIAFIKDFFADEKQRPVAAVCHGPWLLIEAGIVKGRNLTSYPSIQTDLRNAGANWQDAQVLIDGQIITSRNPDDLPAFSEQIIKALRN comes from the coding sequence ATGACTACGTCACTAGCACATAAGCGTGTTGCCATTTTGGCCACTGATGGTTTTGAGCAAAGCGAGTTATTTCACCCATTGAATGCGTTAAAAGAAGCCAGCGTAAAAGTGGATATCATTTCTCTTGAGAAAGGGTCAATTAAAGGTTGGGATGAAGATAATTGGGGGGAGTCGATTAAGGTCGATTTAACACTTCAAGAAGCGAAAAGCGAAAACTATGACGCTCTGGTGCTACCTGGCGGATTATTCAACCCCGACACCTTACGTACCAGCAATGCTGCCATCGCGTTCATTAAAGATTTCTTTGCCGATGAAAAACAACGCCCCGTCGCAGCGGTTTGTCATGGCCCTTGGCTACTCATTGAAGCAGGTATCGTAAAAGGGCGTAACTTAACCTCTTATCCGAGCATTCAAACTGATTTACGTAACGCAGGGGCAAATTGGCAAGATGCACAGGTGCTGATCGATGGCCAAATCATCACGAGTCGTAACCCAGATGACTTGCCCGCGTTTAGTGAGCAAATCATCAAAGCGTTGAGAAACTAA
- a CDS encoding YgiQ family radical SAM protein: protein MSNLSQPVAKSPVKRQPAERMKAERGLFSYPKYWAECFGPAPFLPMSRKEMEILGWDSCDIIIVTGDAYVDHPSFGMAVIGRVLESQGFRVGIISQPDWTNKNDFMQLGEPNLFFGVTAGNMDSMINRYTAERKLRHDDAYTANNEGGKRPDRAVTVYTQRCKEAYKKPVVIGGIEASLRRIAHYDYWSDKVRRSVLFDSKADMLMFGNAERPLLEMAHRFAAGESIEQMQDIRGTAVIRKEPLPGWQGVDSTHLDTIGKIDPVISPYEIIEDKCAVSSEADKQAAIEEQKAQPIVVQPFTSKTKRRKPWDKTYVMLPAYDVVRAEKTHYAHTSRILHKETNPGCARALAQRHGDRIIWINPPAYPLETEEMDAVFDLPYARVPHPSYGKAKIPAYDMIKTSVNIMRGCFGGCTFCSITEHEGRVIQSRSEESIIREIEQIRDKVPGFTGVISDLGGPTANMYKLRCKSPKAEQACRRLSCVWPEICGHLDTDQTPTVELYRKARNVEGVKKVLIASGVRYDLAIEDPNYVRELVTHHVGGYLKIAPEHTEKAPLDKMMKPGMGTYDRFKELFDKYTMEAGKEQYLIPYFISAHPGTEDEDMLNLALWLKERNFKLDQVQNFYPSPMANATTMYHTGKNPIHKVNHKSEAVTVAKGEIRRRLHRAFLRYHDPANWPMLRKALTDMGKGYLIGNGAKCLIPAESRNELKGREQKEYAKRSANKAYAKGKGNGQAQQTAKGKKAQQGLTRFSDNQPHNKAGGTGNSAGTNTDNRRKNSSNKKRKPH, encoded by the coding sequence ATGTCCAACCTGAGTCAACCTGTCGCTAAATCGCCTGTTAAACGCCAGCCTGCTGAGCGTATGAAAGCCGAGCGCGGACTTTTTTCTTATCCCAAATATTGGGCTGAGTGTTTTGGCCCTGCGCCATTTTTACCCATGTCACGCAAAGAAATGGAAATCTTAGGTTGGGATAGCTGCGATATCATTATTGTTACGGGGGATGCCTACGTGGATCACCCCAGCTTTGGCATGGCGGTAATTGGCCGCGTGCTTGAGTCACAAGGTTTCCGAGTAGGAATTATTTCTCAGCCAGATTGGACGAACAAAAACGACTTTATGCAGTTAGGTGAGCCGAACTTATTCTTCGGCGTGACCGCAGGTAACATGGACTCCATGATCAATCGTTATACAGCAGAGCGAAAACTGCGTCACGATGATGCCTACACTGCTAATAATGAAGGGGGCAAGCGCCCAGATCGTGCAGTCACGGTATACACTCAGCGATGCAAAGAGGCCTATAAAAAACCAGTAGTGATTGGCGGTATCGAAGCCAGTTTGCGTCGTATTGCCCACTATGATTACTGGTCAGATAAAGTGCGTCGCTCTGTGTTGTTTGATTCAAAAGCTGACATGTTGATGTTCGGTAATGCTGAACGTCCATTATTAGAAATGGCCCATCGTTTTGCTGCGGGTGAAAGCATTGAGCAAATGCAAGATATTCGCGGAACGGCCGTTATCCGCAAAGAGCCGTTGCCTGGTTGGCAAGGTGTAGACTCAACACATTTAGACACCATAGGTAAAATTGACCCTGTTATTAGCCCCTACGAAATCATCGAAGATAAATGCGCGGTTTCTTCTGAGGCAGATAAACAAGCGGCCATTGAAGAGCAAAAGGCCCAGCCGATTGTGGTACAGCCTTTTACCTCAAAAACCAAACGTCGCAAGCCCTGGGATAAAACCTATGTGATGCTGCCAGCTTACGATGTGGTGCGTGCCGAGAAAACGCATTACGCGCATACCTCGCGTATATTGCACAAAGAAACCAACCCAGGGTGTGCTCGTGCGCTTGCACAGCGCCATGGCGATAGAATCATTTGGATTAATCCACCTGCTTACCCGCTTGAAACTGAAGAAATGGATGCCGTGTTTGATTTACCTTATGCACGTGTTCCGCACCCTAGCTACGGTAAAGCAAAAATACCTGCTTACGACATGATTAAAACCTCGGTGAATATCATGCGTGGTTGTTTTGGGGGTTGCACTTTTTGTTCTATCACCGAGCACGAAGGGCGCGTTATTCAAAGTCGCTCTGAAGAATCGATCATTCGTGAAATTGAACAGATCCGCGACAAGGTTCCGGGTTTTACTGGGGTGATCTCTGATCTAGGTGGCCCAACCGCCAATATGTATAAATTGCGTTGCAAGAGTCCGAAAGCGGAACAAGCGTGTCGTCGTTTATCGTGCGTATGGCCAGAAATTTGCGGTCATTTAGATACTGACCAAACGCCTACTGTTGAGTTATATCGTAAAGCGCGTAATGTGGAAGGGGTGAAGAAAGTCCTTATTGCATCGGGTGTACGTTACGATTTGGCGATTGAAGATCCCAATTATGTACGCGAGTTGGTCACGCATCACGTGGGTGGCTATTTGAAGATTGCGCCTGAGCATACAGAGAAAGCCCCGCTGGATAAAATGATGAAACCGGGGATGGGCACCTACGATAGATTCAAAGAGTTGTTCGACAAGTACACCATGGAAGCGGGCAAAGAGCAGTATTTGATCCCGTATTTTATCTCTGCTCATCCAGGGACTGAAGACGAAGACATGCTGAACTTGGCGCTGTGGCTAAAAGAGCGCAACTTTAAACTCGACCAAGTACAGAACTTCTATCCGTCACCTATGGCGAACGCCACGACTATGTATCACACGGGGAAAAACCCGATACATAAAGTGAATCACAAAAGTGAAGCTGTGACTGTGGCCAAGGGTGAAATTCGGCGCCGGTTGCACCGTGCTTTTCTGCGTTATCACGATCCTGCTAACTGGCCAATGTTGCGTAAAGCGTTAACCGACATGGGTAAAGGCTATCTTATTGGCAATGGCGCTAAATGCTTGATACCTGCTGAGAGCCGTAATGAGTTAAAAGGGCGTGAGCAAAAAGAGTATGCAAAGCGCTCTGCAAATAAAGCGTATGCGAAAGGCAAAGGAAATGGTCAAGCTCAGCAAACAGCGAAGGGTAAAAAAGCCCAACAGGGCTTAACTCGCTTCAGTGACAATCAGCCACACAATAAGGCCGGTGGTACTGGAAACTCGGCCGGTACAAACACTGATAACCGACGTAAAAACAGCAGTAATAAAAAAAGAAAGCCACATTAA
- a CDS encoding lytic murein transglycosylase produces the protein MQTALKKLSAIVCCSLLSGISVAAQQDATDMNVLGDQEVVSEAQEVASPQALFAQCVVDLQGQAKTAGVSKRVTDEVLGGARYKEKIISLDRNQPEFVQTFTDYFEKRVNTWRIEKGQQMMAKHRAFLGELNKEYGVPAQYLLAFWGLETNFGSYKGKSPVIDSLVTLACDNRRSRYFSSELMQALLLIDREKLDDKKMVGSWAGAMGHTQFMPSAYMKYAVDGDKDGQINLWDSEQDALASAANFLKNLGWQSGYKWGREVSLPDSFDYTLAGKNDPKALSVWNGAGVTRTDGHAIGNADIKGALLVPAGHAGPAFLAYKNFNVILRWNNSEYYGIAVGHLADRIAGLSTLSKTLPELPDYTVDEMRKLQDKLNGLGFDVGKADGILGPGTRSGIRQFQLSKDMIADGYPARDVFDALMEQPLPSNS, from the coding sequence TTGCAAACTGCGTTAAAGAAATTATCTGCCATAGTATGTTGCTCATTGCTAAGCGGCATCAGTGTGGCTGCTCAACAAGATGCTACTGACATGAATGTGTTAGGTGATCAGGAGGTTGTAAGTGAGGCCCAAGAAGTGGCGAGCCCACAGGCCTTATTTGCACAATGTGTTGTTGACTTGCAGGGTCAAGCTAAAACAGCCGGTGTCTCTAAGCGTGTTACCGATGAAGTGCTTGGCGGCGCCAGATACAAAGAAAAAATTATCTCGCTGGATCGAAATCAACCTGAGTTTGTTCAAACCTTTACTGATTACTTTGAAAAACGGGTGAATACCTGGCGCATTGAAAAAGGCCAGCAAATGATGGCCAAGCACCGTGCTTTTCTGGGGGAGTTAAATAAAGAATACGGTGTGCCAGCTCAGTACCTTTTAGCTTTTTGGGGCTTAGAAACGAATTTTGGCTCTTACAAGGGAAAAAGCCCGGTTATTGATTCGCTAGTCACTTTGGCGTGTGACAATCGCCGTAGCCGTTATTTTTCCAGTGAATTAATGCAAGCTCTGTTGCTCATTGATCGTGAAAAACTAGACGACAAAAAAATGGTTGGCTCTTGGGCCGGTGCCATGGGGCACACACAGTTTATGCCCTCTGCTTATATGAAATACGCAGTTGACGGAGATAAAGACGGCCAAATCAATCTTTGGGACAGCGAGCAAGATGCGCTGGCTTCGGCGGCTAACTTTTTGAAAAATTTAGGTTGGCAATCAGGTTACAAATGGGGCAGAGAGGTGAGCCTGCCTGACTCATTCGATTATACCTTAGCGGGCAAGAATGATCCCAAAGCGCTTTCTGTATGGAACGGCGCTGGCGTCACCCGTACTGACGGCCATGCCATCGGTAACGCTGATATCAAAGGTGCGCTTCTGGTGCCTGCGGGTCATGCAGGGCCGGCATTTTTAGCCTATAAAAACTTTAATGTAATATTGCGCTGGAATAACTCAGAGTATTACGGCATCGCTGTGGGGCACTTAGCGGATCGTATTGCTGGTTTGAGTACCTTGTCTAAAACTCTGCCTGAGCTGCCGGATTACACGGTAGATGAAATGCGTAAGTTACAGGATAAGCTCAATGGTTTGGGCTTTGATGTGGGCAAGGCCGACGGTATTTTGGGACCGGGTACACGAAGCGGTATTCGCCAATTTCAATTATCAAAAGACATGATTGCAGATGGTTACCCAGCACGTGACGTGTTCGATGCCTTAATGGAGCAGCCTCTGCCAAGCAACTCATAA
- the def gene encoding peptide deformylase — protein MKIAQVGEVILRTPAKSVSQTDIETGAFQEFVDALLATMQEANGVGIAAPQVFDERAVMIIASRPSPRYPNAPDMEPLVLINPKVIQSSEETVKDWEGCLSVPGLRGFIRRATWVEIEYLQRDGTPATQRLDGFVARIFLHEFDHLIGKTWLDHVELNTDIMAESVWRRKIAGIDDRQSEIKNDDNR, from the coding sequence ATGAAAATTGCACAAGTGGGTGAAGTTATCTTGCGTACGCCAGCCAAATCAGTCTCCCAGACAGATATTGAAACCGGTGCGTTTCAGGAGTTTGTTGATGCCTTACTCGCGACCATGCAAGAGGCCAATGGGGTCGGTATTGCAGCACCGCAAGTATTTGATGAGCGTGCAGTCATGATCATTGCATCACGGCCCAGCCCTAGATACCCAAATGCACCTGACATGGAACCTTTGGTGTTAATTAACCCCAAAGTGATACAAAGTAGCGAGGAAACAGTAAAGGACTGGGAAGGCTGTTTGTCTGTGCCTGGTTTACGTGGTTTTATTCGCCGGGCGACTTGGGTTGAGATAGAGTATCTGCAACGCGATGGAACACCGGCCACTCAGCGCTTAGATGGGTTTGTGGCACGCATTTTCCTACACGAATTCGATCATCTGATTGGTAAAACGTGGCTTGACCATGTTGAACTTAACACCGATATTATGGCTGAATCCGTATGGCGCAGAAAAATAGCAGGCATTGATGACCGACAAAGCGAAATCAAAAACGACGATAATCGTTAA
- a CDS encoding ABC transporter transmembrane domain-containing protein: MKAVKTLTLMRWLFGQLAPYKTKVMCAISALIVGSGSWLLLGQGVKVVVDEGFVANNATMLNQMMLVVVGIALLGSIAAYFRFYLMIWLGERVSADIRQSVYSHLLTLPPAFFERTRTGEVISRFTSDTTVLQSVVGMGLSMALRAGITFIGALLLMLITSPMLTLYVLIAVPIVLLPIRFFGAKVRLHARNSQDRVADLGAYVDESLHEIHTVQAYSHEDLDRSKFAGRVEDVMTAANSRIRFRALMMATIMGISMTAITLVAWLGAQQVLTASISAGELTAFMFYAVMAGGAVATLSEVIGEVQKAAGASERLMELLHTKSEVLEPETPQLLAKKVQGNLTLTDVNFSYPSAVDSPALQHISLDIKAGERIALVGPSGAGKSSLFQLLLRFYDIQSGEISLEGVNIAELELESLRQQYALVPQESVIFASSVAENIRYGRPDASDEDVQAAAKAARADEFIEQLPEGYQTYLGERGVRLSGGQKQRISIARAILADRPILLLDEATSSLDAANEQFIKLALDELMREKTTLIIAHRLATVINADRIVVMDKGQIVAIGNHQELIASNALYREFAELQLVS; encoded by the coding sequence GTGAAAGCTGTAAAAACTCTTACCCTAATGCGCTGGTTATTTGGCCAACTCGCACCCTATAAAACAAAGGTAATGTGTGCCATAAGCGCGCTTATTGTTGGTTCAGGCTCTTGGTTGTTACTGGGCCAAGGTGTGAAGGTCGTGGTCGATGAAGGCTTTGTCGCAAATAACGCTACCATGTTAAATCAAATGATGCTGGTGGTGGTGGGTATTGCGCTACTGGGCAGTATTGCAGCGTACTTTCGATTTTACCTAATGATTTGGCTAGGAGAGCGCGTCAGCGCAGATATTCGCCAATCTGTGTACTCTCACCTGCTAACGTTACCTCCCGCATTTTTTGAGAGAACACGTACCGGCGAGGTCATTTCACGCTTTACCAGTGACACTACCGTGCTGCAGTCGGTGGTGGGTATGGGGCTGTCAATGGCACTGCGCGCAGGCATTACTTTTATTGGTGCATTATTGCTGATGTTAATCACCAGCCCCATGTTGACCCTGTACGTATTGATTGCTGTGCCAATTGTATTATTGCCAATTCGTTTCTTTGGCGCCAAAGTGCGTTTGCATGCCAGAAACAGTCAAGACCGAGTGGCAGATTTAGGTGCTTACGTGGATGAGTCACTGCATGAAATTCACACCGTTCAAGCGTATTCTCATGAAGATCTCGACAGAAGTAAGTTTGCCGGTCGGGTAGAAGATGTGATGACAGCGGCCAATAGCCGCATTCGCTTTCGTGCTTTGATGATGGCCACGATTATGGGTATCAGCATGACCGCCATTACCTTAGTCGCTTGGTTAGGTGCGCAGCAGGTGTTAACTGCCAGTATTAGCGCCGGTGAGCTTACCGCGTTTATGTTCTATGCCGTTATGGCAGGCGGTGCGGTCGCCACGTTAAGCGAGGTCATAGGGGAAGTTCAAAAAGCTGCCGGAGCCAGCGAGCGTTTAATGGAGTTATTGCATACCAAGAGTGAAGTACTTGAACCTGAAACGCCCCAATTGTTAGCAAAAAAGGTGCAAGGCAACTTAACCTTAACGGATGTGAATTTTAGCTATCCCAGTGCTGTAGACAGCCCTGCATTACAGCATATCTCTCTTGACATAAAAGCTGGCGAGCGTATTGCTTTAGTCGGCCCAAGCGGCGCTGGCAAATCTAGTTTATTCCAACTCTTGCTGCGGTTTTACGATATTCAATCGGGGGAAATTAGTTTAGAAGGGGTGAATATAGCTGAGCTCGAGCTAGAGTCTTTACGCCAACAATATGCCCTCGTACCTCAAGAGTCAGTGATTTTTGCTAGCAGTGTTGCCGAGAACATTCGCTACGGACGACCGGATGCCAGTGATGAAGACGTGCAAGCCGCTGCTAAAGCCGCCAGAGCCGATGAGTTTATTGAGCAGTTGCCGGAAGGCTATCAAACCTATTTGGGCGAGCGAGGCGTACGTTTATCTGGGGGGCAAAAACAGCGAATCTCTATCGCTAGAGCAATCCTCGCTGATCGACCTATTTTGTTGCTGGACGAAGCTACCAGTTCACTGGATGCAGCCAATGAGCAGTTTATCAAGCTGGCTCTGGACGAACTAATGCGCGAAAAGACCACTTTAATTATTGCCCACCGATTAGCCACAGTAATCAATGCGGATCGCATAGTCGTGATGGATAAAGGCCAGATAGTGGCAATAGGTAATCATCAAGAATTAATCGCCAGTAATGCGCTTTATCGGGAATTCGCCGAGTTGCAGTTGGTCAGTTAA